One Comamonas endophytica DNA window includes the following coding sequences:
- a CDS encoding MoaF-related domain-containing protein has translation MSLLHTSSLLGREAIIDFPDSRAEVHYSPQGILFWKVTDCKGSTSEGRERLSYLQLSDTLHFLNWIEKSGFTVSQVVDTAQGTVKAFWSYTDERTDGGQRASMFVDGQFRFR, from the coding sequence ATGTCATTGCTCCACACCAGCTCTCTCCTGGGACGCGAAGCCATCATCGATTTTCCCGACAGCCGGGCCGAAGTGCATTACTCACCCCAGGGCATCCTGTTCTGGAAGGTGACGGACTGCAAGGGCAGCACCTCCGAAGGCCGCGAGCGGCTGAGCTACCTGCAGCTCAGCGATACGCTGCATTTCCTGAACTGGATCGAGAAGAGCGGTTTCACCGTGAGCCAGGTGGTCGATACCGCCCAGGGCACGGTGAAGGCGTTCTGGTCCTATACCGACGAGCGGACCGATGGCGGCCAGCGCGCCTCCATGTTCGTGGACGGCCAGTTCCGCTTCCGCTGA
- a CDS encoding META and DUF4377 domain-containing protein, which translates to MRFPPTRTLWAGLALCAALQPGIAAAGTEPSGLLAFHWELREVLDAQGHIQLGWNLPPDIPGAGAARAVRLDFTPDQVIVGQLCNALSANYQLHDHTLRIGPMIGTRRACPETGVMALEQKVEQRLPEANVWRLETHGLTTPRLILEFADGGKWVLDGTPTDASFYGGPGEKIFLEVAPERVACQHPQMPLYRCLQVRALEYDAQGLKTRVGAWENWYGEIQGYAHQPGVRNVLRVMRYPKAGAPADASAYAYILDMTVESEIVR; encoded by the coding sequence ATGCGATTTCCCCCGACCCGAACGCTGTGGGCAGGTCTTGCGCTGTGTGCGGCGCTGCAGCCCGGCATTGCCGCCGCCGGCACCGAACCGTCCGGCCTGCTGGCCTTCCATTGGGAGTTGCGCGAGGTGCTCGACGCCCAGGGTCATATTCAGCTGGGCTGGAACCTGCCGCCGGACATTCCCGGGGCCGGCGCGGCGCGCGCGGTGCGACTGGACTTCACTCCGGACCAGGTCATCGTGGGCCAGCTGTGCAATGCGCTTTCGGCCAATTACCAGTTGCATGACCACACGCTGCGCATCGGGCCGATGATCGGCACGCGCCGGGCCTGCCCGGAGACCGGGGTGATGGCGCTGGAGCAGAAGGTCGAGCAGCGCCTGCCCGAGGCCAACGTCTGGCGCCTCGAGACGCATGGGCTGACCACTCCCCGGCTGATCCTGGAGTTTGCGGATGGAGGCAAATGGGTGCTCGATGGCACGCCGACCGACGCCAGCTTCTATGGCGGCCCGGGGGAGAAGATATTCCTGGAAGTGGCTCCCGAGCGCGTTGCCTGCCAGCATCCGCAGATGCCGCTGTACCGCTGCCTGCAGGTGCGTGCGCTCGAGTACGACGCTCAGGGGCTCAAGACGCGCGTGGGTGCATGGGAGAACTGGTATGGGGAGATCCAGGGCTACGCGCATCAGCCCGGCGTGCGCAATGTGCTGCGCGTCATGCGCTATCCGAAGGCGGGTGCACCGGCCGATGCTTCGGCCTATGCCTATATCCTGGACATGACCGTGGAATCGGAAATCGTGCGCTGA
- a CDS encoding 2-hydroxyacid dehydrogenase → MKPIALFCQHPQAQVWQEDIAALMSQAQLVAWPQVNPAVRYAIVWSPTQAFFDAHPHLELVFNMGAGVDALLKLRLPPKARLVRIEDGGMAVQMAEYVSHAVIRHFRELDVYAQTSAAAQWTQRRPRLRTEFPVGIMGLGVLGSRVAEAVRQFDFPVVGWSRNPREMEGVQCFHGEAQFGDFLAATRILVCMVPLTPQTRGILNHAHLSQLQAGGYVINVARGDHLVEEDLLALLASGHLAGATLDVTRTEPLPADHPLWQDPRVTITPHISAQTMVSVSIAQMVEKIAAAQRGETPDGVVDPVRGY, encoded by the coding sequence ATGAAACCGATTGCCCTGTTTTGCCAACACCCCCAGGCGCAGGTGTGGCAGGAAGACATTGCCGCCCTGATGTCCCAGGCCCAGCTCGTGGCCTGGCCCCAGGTTAATCCGGCGGTGCGCTATGCCATCGTCTGGTCGCCCACGCAGGCGTTCTTTGACGCGCATCCCCACTTGGAGCTGGTGTTCAATATGGGCGCCGGCGTGGATGCACTGCTCAAGCTGCGGCTGCCGCCCAAGGCGCGCTTGGTGCGCATTGAAGACGGCGGCATGGCCGTTCAAATGGCCGAGTACGTCAGCCACGCCGTCATCCGTCACTTTCGCGAGTTGGATGTGTATGCCCAAACCAGCGCCGCCGCGCAGTGGACGCAGCGCCGCCCCCGCCTGCGCACGGAGTTCCCCGTGGGCATCATGGGCCTGGGCGTGCTCGGCAGCCGCGTCGCAGAGGCTGTGCGCCAGTTCGACTTCCCCGTGGTCGGCTGGAGCCGCAACCCCCGCGAGATGGAGGGCGTGCAGTGCTTCCACGGCGAGGCGCAATTTGGCGACTTTTTGGCCGCCACACGCATCCTTGTGTGCATGGTGCCGCTGACCCCGCAGACCCGCGGCATCCTCAACCACGCCCACCTGTCGCAGCTGCAAGCGGGTGGCTATGTGATCAACGTTGCCCGCGGTGACCACTTGGTGGAAGAAGACCTGCTGGCGCTGCTGGCCTCGGGCCACTTGGCCGGTGCCACGCTGGATGTGACCCGCACCGAGCCTTTGCCTGCGGACCACCCGCTGTGGCAGGACCCCCGCGTCACCATCACCCCCCACATCTCGGCACAAACCATGGTGTCGGTGTCGATCGCGCAAATGGTCGAAAAAATTGCGGCGGCTCAGCGTGGTGAAACTCCAGATGGGGTGGTAGATCCGGTGCGCGGGTACTGA
- a CDS encoding VOC family protein, with protein MTRAIPPFHLAFPVNHLDMARHFYRTVMGCPEGRSTDQWIDFDFYGHQIVTHLVPGHNGAAVVGKVDGHGVSVPHFGVVLDMASWEALVEKLRAGATQCGLEPCIRFMGLPGEQATMFFKDPSGNAIEIEAFASLNSLFAK; from the coding sequence ATGACCCGGGCTATACCTCCCTTCCATCTCGCCTTTCCCGTGAACCACCTGGACATGGCCCGCCACTTCTACCGCACCGTAATGGGCTGCCCCGAAGGCCGCAGCACCGACCAGTGGATTGACTTCGACTTCTACGGCCATCAGATCGTCACGCACCTGGTGCCGGGCCACAACGGCGCTGCCGTGGTCGGCAAGGTCGACGGCCATGGCGTGTCCGTGCCGCACTTTGGTGTGGTGCTGGACATGGCCAGCTGGGAAGCCCTGGTAGAAAAACTGCGCGCCGGCGCCACGCAGTGCGGGCTGGAGCCTTGCATCCGCTTCATGGGCTTGCCCGGTGAGCAGGCCACGATGTTCTTCAAAGACCCTTCGGGCAATGCCATCGAAATCGAAGCCTTCGCCAGCTTGAACTCTCTGTTTGCCAAGTAA